Within the Burkholderia ubonensis genome, the region GGCGCTGCGCGCATGCGCGACCAGGCGCTGCAGCCGCGCGGCGTCCCAGCCGCCCGTCTGCCGCACCGTCACGCCGACGCGCTCGGCGAGATTGCGCAGTTCGCGCACGTTGCCGGGGAAATAGCTGTCGGCGACGGCGTCCGCGAGCCAGTACGGCAGGTCGGGCAGCTGCGCGAGCTTCTCGCCGCCGACCACCTGCGCGACGAACGACTTGAACAGCGCGATCTTGTCGACCGCGCCCCGCTCCTCGAGCGACGGGATGCTCAGCTCGATCACCGCGAGCCGGTAATACAGGTCCGCGCGGAACAGCCCCTCCTTGACGAGCTGCGGCAGCTTCTTGTTGCTCGCGGCGACGAGGCGGAAATCGACCTTGATCGGCGACGTCGCGCCGACACGCAGCACCGCGCCGTCCTCGAGCACGCGCAGCAGCTTGACCTGCTGGTAGAGCGGCAGGTCGCCGACCTCGTCGAGAAACAGCGTGCCGCCCGCGGCCTGCTCGAAATACCCTTTATGCGCAACAACCGCGCCGGTGAACGAGCCTTTCGCGTGGCCGAAGAACAGCGATTCGAACAGGCCGTCCGGAATCGCGCCGCAGTTGACGGGCACGAATTCGCCGAGCCGGTAGCGCGAGTGCTTCTCGTGCAGCAGTTGCGCGATGCGTTCCTTGCCGACGCCGGTTTCGCCATGCAGCAGCACGTTGGTGTCGCAGTCGGCGAACGTGTCGACTTCGCGCAGCAGCGCCTGCATCGATTCCGAGTGGGCGACGAGCTCGGACGGCTGCAGCGTCTGCGCGGCGTGCGCGCGCAGCTGCGTGACGAGCTTGCCGACCATCCCGCGCAGTTCCGCGCAGGTGAAGTCGAGCGGCAGGATGTGCGAATACTCGGGCGGATACTGCGACGCGTCGTGGTCGCGCGCGGCGCCGACCCAGACGACCGGCATGCCGATGTTGGCCTGCCAGTCGCGCAGGAACGCGGCGCCGGTCTCGATCATCGTCACGCTGATGATCGCCAGCGACGGGCGCATCGCGGCGCGCTCGGGCGACAGTTCCGCGTTGTCGGCGCGGATCACTTCGACGTCGAAACTCGCCATGCACCGGGCGACGCGGTCGACGATGTCCGCCTTGCCTTCCCAGACGTACAGGTCGAGCTCTTCGATTGCGGGCGTGGTTCTCATGATTCAGTACGGCTACGGTTATGGACGGAAGATGCGGCATCGCAGGTCGGTCGCAGGCGACGGCCGGCCGCG harbors:
- a CDS encoding sigma 54-interacting transcriptional regulator, yielding MRTTPAIEELDLYVWEGKADIVDRVARCMASFDVEVIRADNAELSPERAAMRPSLAIISVTMIETGAAFLRDWQANIGMPVVWVGAARDHDASQYPPEYSHILPLDFTCAELRGMVGKLVTQLRAHAAQTLQPSELVAHSESMQALLREVDTFADCDTNVLLHGETGVGKERIAQLLHEKHSRYRLGEFVPVNCGAIPDGLFESLFFGHAKGSFTGAVVAHKGYFEQAAGGTLFLDEVGDLPLYQQVKLLRVLEDGAVLRVGATSPIKVDFRLVAASNKKLPQLVKEGLFRADLYYRLAVIELSIPSLEERGAVDKIALFKSFVAQVVGGEKLAQLPDLPYWLADAVADSYFPGNVRELRNLAERVGVTVRQTGGWDAARLQRLVAHARSAAQPVPAESAAEVFVDRSKWDMSERSRVIAALDANGWRRQDTAQQLGISRKVLWEKMRKYQIFDEEPETRDSE